From the genome of Haemophilus parainfluenzae, one region includes:
- the msbA gene encoding lipid A ABC transporter ATP-binding protein/permease MsbA, which yields MQDKDFSTTQTFKRLWPMISPFKSGLLVAAFALIFNALADSGLIYMLKPLLDDGFGKADHSFLKMMAFVVVGMIILRGVTNFVSTYCLAWVSGKVVMIMRRRLFKHLMFMPVSFFDRNSTGKLLSRITYDSEMIANSSSSSLVTIVREGAYLISLLVVMFYTSWELTLVLFVIGPIIAVLIRMVSKIFRKLSKNMQDSMGELTSATEQMLKGHKVVLSFGGQLVEEERFDKVSNDMRRKGMKMVTADAISDPVVQVIASLALAAVLYLATTPLIADDNLTAGSFTVVFSSMLAMMRPLKSLTNVNSQFQRGMAACQTLFAILDLETEKDNGTYKAEPAKGDLEFKNVSFAYEGKEEKALNNISFYVPAGKTVALVGRSGSGKSTIANLVTRFYDIDEGEILLDGVRIQDYRLSNLRENCSVVSQQVHLFNDTIANNIAYAAEDKYTREQIIEAAKAAYALEFIEKLPQGFDTVIGENGATLSGGQRQRLAIARALLRNSPVLILDEATSALDTESERAIQSALEELKKDRTVLVIAHRLSTIENADEILVIEHGEIKERGTHQDLLALDGAYKQLHSMQFSG from the coding sequence ATGCAAGATAAAGATTTCTCAACCACACAAACTTTTAAGCGTTTATGGCCGATGATTTCACCGTTTAAATCAGGCTTATTAGTCGCCGCTTTTGCTTTAATTTTTAATGCGTTGGCAGATTCAGGTTTGATTTATATGCTTAAGCCTTTGCTTGATGATGGTTTTGGAAAAGCCGATCATTCTTTCTTGAAAATGATGGCATTTGTTGTCGTTGGTATGATTATATTGCGTGGGGTGACCAACTTTGTCTCTACTTATTGCTTGGCGTGGGTATCCGGTAAAGTAGTGATGATTATGCGCCGCCGTTTGTTTAAACATTTAATGTTTATGCCAGTGAGCTTCTTTGATCGTAATTCAACAGGCAAATTGCTTTCTCGTATTACCTACGATTCAGAAATGATAGCGAACTCTTCATCTAGTTCATTAGTGACGATTGTTCGCGAAGGAGCCTATTTAATTTCGTTGCTTGTTGTGATGTTCTATACCAGTTGGGAATTAACACTTGTACTTTTCGTGATTGGCCCAATTATTGCAGTACTGATTCGCATGGTATCTAAGATTTTCCGTAAGCTTAGTAAAAACATGCAAGATTCCATGGGGGAATTGACCTCTGCAACGGAACAAATGCTAAAAGGGCATAAAGTGGTGCTGTCTTTTGGTGGACAATTAGTTGAAGAAGAGCGTTTCGATAAAGTCAGTAACGATATGCGTCGCAAAGGTATGAAGATGGTGACTGCTGATGCGATTTCAGATCCAGTTGTGCAAGTGATTGCTTCTTTGGCGTTAGCTGCTGTGCTTTATTTGGCAACCACACCATTAATTGCGGATGATAATTTAACTGCAGGTTCTTTCACTGTAGTATTTTCTTCCATGTTAGCGATGATGCGTCCGTTAAAATCCTTGACGAATGTTAACTCACAGTTCCAACGTGGTATGGCGGCTTGTCAGACATTATTTGCCATCTTAGATTTAGAAACAGAGAAAGATAATGGTACGTATAAAGCTGAACCCGCAAAAGGTGATTTAGAATTTAAAAATGTGAGTTTTGCTTATGAGGGTAAAGAAGAGAAAGCCTTAAATAATATCTCTTTTTATGTGCCTGCAGGCAAAACTGTGGCATTAGTGGGACGTTCAGGTTCGGGGAAATCAACGATTGCTAATTTAGTGACGCGTTTCTACGATATTGACGAAGGCGAGATTTTATTAGATGGCGTGAGAATTCAAGATTATCGTTTATCTAATTTACGTGAGAATTGTTCTGTTGTTTCTCAACAAGTGCATTTATTTAACGATACGATCGCCAATAATATTGCCTATGCGGCAGAAGACAAATATACACGTGAGCAAATTATCGAAGCAGCAAAAGCGGCTTATGCACTGGAATTTATCGAGAAACTGCCACAAGGTTTTGATACCGTTATTGGTGAAAATGGTGCAACCCTTTCAGGTGGTCAGCGTCAGCGTTTAGCCATTGCTCGTGCGTTATTACGTAATTCACCTGTCTTAATTTTAGATGAGGCGACGTCTGCACTCGATACAGAATCTGAACGTGCGATCCAATCTGCATTAGAGGAACTGAAGAAAGATCGTACGGTATTGGTTATCGCCCATCGTTTATCAACCATTGAAAATGCCGATGAAATCTTAGTCATTGAACATGGTGAAATTAAAGAGCGCGGCACGCATCAAGATTTATTAGCACTTGATGGTGCATATAAACAATTACACAGTATGCAGTTTAGCGGATAA
- the lpxK gene encoding tetraacyldisaccharide 4'-kinase codes for MPFWYSNSKLAWLLLPFSLLFWLISQIRRALFSLNILSSYKSPKPVIIVGNLSVGGNGKTPVVVWLVEELQKQGLRVGVISRGYGSQSKTYPLLVTPETDPVQGGDEPVLIAKRTGVPVVISPNRQQAIELLLKTQDCDLIISDDGLQHYKLQRDIEIVVMDAERALGNGFVLPAGPLRELPSRLKNVDFVITNGGKNAYSDAIMQLVPHYAINLVTAEKRLLGEFTQGSAIAGIGNPQRFFTMLENLNIRLANTKAFQDHQHFEPQLLEKLAENQPLFMTEKDAVKCQAFAKENWWYVPVDAEIVEAENQGQKLPQLWQKIRHLV; via the coding sequence ATGCCTTTTTGGTACTCAAATTCAAAGCTTGCTTGGTTGCTTCTTCCTTTTTCACTGCTATTTTGGTTGATTAGCCAAATTCGCCGAGCATTATTTTCCCTAAATATCTTATCTTCTTATAAATCCCCGAAACCCGTCATTATTGTTGGCAATCTTTCTGTTGGTGGAAATGGTAAAACCCCTGTCGTTGTCTGGCTAGTTGAAGAGTTACAAAAACAAGGATTGCGTGTAGGCGTGATTTCTCGTGGCTATGGTAGCCAATCTAAAACCTATCCTTTACTTGTTACACCTGAAACAGATCCCGTTCAAGGGGGCGATGAACCTGTTTTAATCGCCAAAAGAACAGGTGTGCCTGTGGTGATTTCACCGAATCGTCAGCAAGCTATCGAATTACTTTTGAAAACACAGGATTGCGATCTGATTATTTCGGATGATGGATTACAACATTATAAGTTGCAACGTGATATTGAAATTGTGGTGATGGACGCAGAACGTGCTTTAGGAAACGGCTTTGTTTTACCAGCAGGCCCTTTGCGTGAATTGCCAAGTCGTTTAAAAAATGTGGACTTTGTGATTACTAATGGCGGAAAAAATGCTTATTCTGATGCCATTATGCAATTGGTTCCTCATTATGCAATTAATTTAGTGACGGCAGAAAAACGCTTACTAGGTGAATTTACTCAAGGTTCAGCCATCGCGGGAATTGGCAACCCACAACGCTTTTTTACAATGTTGGAAAATTTAAATATTCGTTTAGCCAATACGAAAGCTTTTCAAGATCATCAACATTTTGAGCCACAATTATTAGAAAAACTCGCTGAAAACCAACCGCTCTTTATGACCGAAAAGGACGCAGTAAAATGCCAAGCTTTTGCTAAAGAGAATTGGTGGTATGTTCCAGTTGATGCAGAGATTGTTGAAGCTGAAAACCAAGGTCAAAAACTTCCACAATTGTGGCAAAAAATTCGTCATTTGGTTTAA
- a CDS encoding Trm112 family protein, with amino-acid sequence MREKLNPRLLDVIACPRCLARLKYDQENQRLICPFEQVAYPIENGVPVLLAEKAETLKE; translated from the coding sequence ATGCGTGAGAAACTTAATCCTCGATTATTAGACGTGATTGCTTGCCCACGGTGTTTGGCAAGATTGAAATACGATCAAGAAAATCAACGACTCATTTGCCCTTTTGAGCAAGTGGCGTATCCTATTGAAAACGGCGTGCCTGTATTGTTGGCAGAAAAAGCCGAAACATTGAAAGAATAA
- the kdsB gene encoding 3-deoxy-manno-octulosonate cytidylyltransferase, with protein sequence MSFTVIIPARFASSRLPGKPLADIAGKPMIQHVFEKAQQSGASRVIIATDNEQVEKAAKAFGAEVCMTSEAHNSGTERLAEVVSKLGIADDEIIVNIQGDEPLIPPVIVSQVAENLAKFNVNMATLAVKIHEAEELFNPNAVKVVTDKDGYVLYFSRSVIPYDRDQFMQLADTSKAQLADAYLRHIGIYAYRAGFIKQYVQWAPTQLENLEKLEQLRVLWYGERIHVELAKEVPAVGVDTAEDLEKVRSILA encoded by the coding sequence ATGTCATTTACAGTTATTATCCCTGCTCGTTTTGCATCGAGCCGCTTACCAGGTAAACCTTTAGCAGATATTGCTGGTAAACCTATGATTCAACATGTTTTTGAAAAAGCTCAACAATCAGGTGCGAGCCGAGTGATTATCGCAACAGATAACGAACAAGTTGAAAAGGCAGCAAAAGCTTTTGGGGCAGAAGTGTGTATGACATCAGAAGCACATAATTCTGGTACAGAGCGTTTAGCGGAAGTGGTAAGTAAGCTCGGTATTGCGGATGATGAGATCATTGTAAATATTCAAGGGGATGAGCCATTAATTCCTCCCGTTATTGTGAGTCAAGTGGCAGAAAATTTAGCGAAGTTTAACGTGAATATGGCGACGCTTGCGGTTAAAATTCACGAAGCGGAAGAGTTATTTAACCCAAATGCCGTGAAAGTCGTTACGGATAAAGATGGTTACGTTTTATATTTTTCCCGTTCAGTGATTCCTTACGATCGTGATCAGTTTATGCAATTAGCGGATACCTCAAAGGCACAACTGGCTGATGCGTATTTGCGCCATATTGGTATTTATGCTTACCGTGCGGGCTTTATTAAACAATATGTACAATGGGCACCAACGCAGTTAGAAAACCTAGAGAAATTAGAGCAGCTTCGTGTATTGTGGTACGGTGAGCGTATCCATGTGGAATTGGCGAAAGAAGTCCCGGCTGTTGGTGTGGATACAGCAGAAGATTTAGAAAAAGTGCGGTCAATTTTGGCGTAG
- the uvrC gene encoding excinuclease ABC subunit UvrC, whose amino-acid sequence MFDSKKFLSDVSHEPGVYRMYDDKDQVIYVGKAKDLKKRLSSYFRKNLSSKKTEALVSSIHHIDTTITSSETEALLLEHNFIKLYQPRYNVLLRDDKSYPFILLTKERHPRITSYRGTKKITGEYFGPYPHAGAVRETLSLMQKLFPVRQCENSVYNNRSRPCLQYQIGRCSAPCVPGYVTDEEYNQQVELARLFLQGKDQQVLDYLIGKMEQASRDLDFEGAARYRDQIQAVRAVIEKQFVSNERLDDMDIMSIAYQHGLACVQVMFIRQGKVLGNRSYFPKVPANTDLSELTATFVGQFYLQGHQGRSIPNSIIVDHKLDEKAELEALLTEQAGRKVVIQESAKGDKGKYLQLAQINAKAALATQLKQSSRMHERYQALCELLDMPEIKRMECFDISHTMGNQTVASCVVFNQEGPLKSDYRRFNIDGITGGDDYAAMEQALKKRYDRDLDEDKIPDIIFIDGGKGQLNRALEVFHHLNVKWDKNRPHLIGVAKGVDRRAGQEVLIISKQDREIHLPDDSLALHLIQHIRDESHNHAISGHRQKRQKAFTQSGLETIEGVGAKRRQALLKYLGGLQGVKNATLDEIASVPGISKALAEKIFETLKS is encoded by the coding sequence ATGTTTGATTCTAAAAAGTTTCTCTCTGACGTTTCTCATGAACCTGGTGTTTATCGTATGTATGACGATAAAGATCAGGTTATTTATGTGGGCAAAGCGAAAGATCTTAAAAAGCGCCTTTCCAGCTATTTTCGAAAAAACTTAAGCAGCAAAAAAACAGAAGCCTTGGTGTCGTCAATTCATCATATCGACACAACCATTACCTCTTCTGAAACAGAAGCATTATTGCTTGAGCATAACTTTATTAAACTTTATCAACCTCGTTATAACGTATTGTTGCGAGATGATAAATCCTATCCTTTTATTTTATTGACGAAAGAACGTCATCCTCGTATTACTTCTTATCGCGGAACGAAAAAAATTACAGGTGAGTATTTCGGGCCTTATCCTCATGCGGGGGCGGTGCGTGAAACCTTGTCGTTAATGCAAAAATTATTCCCTGTTCGTCAATGTGAAAATTCGGTTTATAACAATCGTTCCCGCCCTTGTTTACAATATCAAATCGGGCGTTGCTCAGCACCTTGTGTGCCAGGTTATGTGACTGATGAGGAATATAACCAACAAGTTGAATTAGCACGATTATTTTTGCAAGGGAAAGATCAGCAAGTATTAGATTACCTCATTGGCAAAATGGAACAGGCGAGCCGAGACTTGGATTTTGAAGGGGCAGCGCGTTATCGTGATCAAATTCAAGCCGTTCGAGCGGTTATCGAAAAACAATTTGTTTCCAATGAACGTTTGGACGATATGGATATTATGTCTATTGCGTATCAGCATGGTTTAGCTTGTGTTCAGGTGATGTTTATTCGTCAAGGTAAAGTATTGGGCAATCGCAGTTATTTTCCAAAAGTGCCTGCTAATACAGATTTATCCGAATTAACAGCAACGTTTGTTGGGCAGTTTTATTTGCAAGGTCATCAGGGTAGAAGTATTCCTAATAGTATTATTGTGGATCATAAACTAGATGAAAAAGCTGAGCTTGAAGCCCTGTTAACTGAACAAGCCGGTCGAAAAGTAGTGATACAAGAATCTGCTAAAGGCGATAAAGGTAAATATCTACAACTAGCGCAAATTAATGCCAAAGCAGCTTTGGCAACTCAGCTCAAACAATCTTCTCGAATGCACGAACGTTATCAAGCGCTTTGCGAATTGCTCGATATGCCTGAAATTAAACGTATGGAATGTTTTGATATTAGCCATACGATGGGAAATCAAACCGTGGCATCTTGCGTGGTATTTAACCAAGAAGGTCCGCTGAAATCAGACTACCGCCGTTTTAATATTGACGGTATTACGGGGGGGGATGACTATGCTGCGATGGAGCAAGCCTTAAAGAAACGTTACGACCGCGATCTTGATGAAGATAAAATTCCCGATATTATTTTTATTGATGGTGGTAAAGGGCAGCTTAATCGTGCCTTAGAGGTTTTTCATCATCTCAACGTAAAATGGGATAAAAATCGACCGCACTTAATTGGTGTGGCAAAAGGTGTGGATCGTCGAGCAGGACAAGAGGTGCTGATTATCAGCAAACAAGATCGTGAAATCCATTTGCCGGATGATAGTCTTGCACTGCATTTAATCCAACATATTCGAGATGAAAGCCATAATCATGCAATTAGCGGCCATCGTCAAAAACGCCAAAAAGCCTTTACCCAAAGTGGTTTAGAAACCATTGAAGGGGTAGGCGCTAAACGACGCCAAGCCTTGTTGAAATATTTAGGTGGATTACAAGGTGTCAAAAATGCCACATTGGATGAAATCGCCTCTGTACCCGGTATTTCTAAAGCGTTAGCGGAAAAGATTTTCGAGACCTTAAAAAGTTAG
- a CDS encoding TerC family protein: MFEWLVDPEAWISLLTLTALEIVLGIDNIIFISILVGRLPANQRQSGRIIGLGLAMITRILLLVSLSWMMKLTEPLFTLVGQEISGRDLILFLGGLFLIVKSIGEIKEAMHPEAHHEEETNKKKVSYLGVLIQIAVLDIVFSLDSVITAVGMANHLPVMILAIMLAVGVMMFAAKPIGDFVDTHPTLKILALAFLILVGVSLIAESLDIHIPKGYIYFAMGFSAVVEMLNIKMRKSLGH; the protein is encoded by the coding sequence ATGTTTGAATGGCTTGTTGATCCTGAAGCATGGATTTCATTGCTTACTTTGACCGCACTTGAAATCGTCTTGGGTATCGATAACATTATTTTTATTAGTATTTTAGTGGGACGTTTACCGGCGAATCAACGCCAATCTGGTCGTATTATCGGTCTTGGGTTAGCGATGATTACTCGTATTTTACTTCTTGTTTCCCTTTCTTGGATGATGAAATTAACGGAGCCGCTATTTACTTTAGTCGGTCAGGAAATTTCAGGTCGTGATTTGATTTTATTCCTTGGGGGCTTATTCCTGATTGTAAAAAGTATAGGTGAAATCAAAGAAGCGATGCATCCTGAAGCACATCATGAAGAAGAAACGAATAAGAAGAAAGTCAGTTACTTGGGCGTGTTAATCCAAATTGCTGTTTTAGATATTGTGTTTTCTTTAGACTCTGTGATTACGGCAGTAGGCATGGCAAACCACCTTCCAGTGATGATTTTGGCTATTATGCTTGCGGTTGGTGTCATGATGTTTGCGGCGAAACCAATTGGTGATTTTGTAGATACTCATCCAACATTGAAGATTTTGGCTTTAGCCTTCTTAATTTTAGTGGGCGTAAGTTTAATTGCTGAAAGTTTGGATATTCATATTCCAAAAGGCTACATTTACTTTGCAATGGGCTTCTCAGCAGTAGTTGAAATGCTCAACATTAAGATGCGAAAATCACTAGGACATTAA
- a CDS encoding ABC transporter ATP-binding protein encodes MTTLLDIKNLNKSFNGQQVLHNISLQLEKGEILFLLGASGCGKTTLLRSIAGFEQPTSGEIWLKNQPIFNDNINVPTQQRKLGYVVQEGVLFPHLNVYRNIAYGLGDGKGKTEAEKQRILEVMKLTGISSLADRFPHQLSGGQQQRVALARALAPSPELILFDEPFSALDEHLRNQIRYDMLQVLRESGSSAIFVTHDRDEALCYADKIAVIQEGRILQIATPKTLYWSPQHLSIATFIGESIIFPATLKNDAIATCQLGEVAVENKGNGHTQGKVLFRPEQFSLAKKIQDPTASFKGEIKQIESRGRAINLCIDVGGYEFNLNEDLINHYQIGEQVTLYLYGKGVFYND; translated from the coding sequence ATGACAACATTACTCGATATTAAAAATTTGAATAAATCCTTTAATGGACAACAGGTTTTACACAATATCTCGCTACAATTAGAGAAAGGTGAAATTTTGTTTCTTCTTGGTGCATCTGGTTGTGGGAAAACCACCTTATTGCGTAGCATTGCTGGTTTTGAACAACCAACAAGTGGTGAGATTTGGTTAAAAAATCAACCTATTTTTAACGACAATATCAATGTGCCAACCCAACAACGCAAATTAGGCTATGTGGTACAAGAAGGCGTGTTATTTCCGCATTTAAATGTTTACCGCAACATTGCTTATGGCTTAGGCGATGGCAAAGGAAAAACAGAAGCGGAAAAACAACGCATACTGGAGGTAATGAAACTAACCGGCATTAGCAGCTTAGCTGATCGTTTTCCTCATCAGCTTTCTGGCGGGCAACAACAGCGAGTTGCACTTGCTCGAGCACTTGCACCAAGCCCTGAACTCATCCTGTTTGATGAGCCATTTAGTGCGTTAGATGAGCATCTTAGAAATCAAATTCGTTACGATATGTTACAAGTATTAAGAGAAAGTGGCTCATCCGCTATATTTGTGACCCATGATCGTGATGAAGCGCTCTGTTATGCAGATAAAATTGCGGTGATTCAAGAAGGAAGAATCCTCCAAATTGCGACACCTAAAACGTTGTATTGGTCACCGCAGCATTTATCCATCGCAACATTTATCGGAGAAAGTATTATTTTCCCTGCAACGTTAAAAAATGATGCCATCGCGACCTGTCAATTAGGTGAGGTTGCTGTAGAAAATAAAGGAAATGGTCATACGCAAGGGAAAGTGTTATTCCGCCCTGAGCAATTCTCTCTTGCAAAAAAAATCCAAGATCCGACAGCATCTTTTAAAGGTGAGATTAAACAGATTGAATCGAGAGGACGCGCTATTAATCTTTGTATTGATGTAGGCGGTTATGAATTTAATCTTAATGAAGATCTCATTAATCATTACCAAATTGGAGAACAAGTCACCCTGTATTTATATGGAAAAGGCGTGTTCTATAATGATTAA
- a CDS encoding ABC transporter permease, with translation MSNRPPRWLVALIVLISLPLLLPFLYVIERAADVGLARSIELLWRPRMWELLSNTLLLMVFVTLFAIILGTLCAFLLERFRFWGKGFFQVAMTLPLCIPAFVSCFTWISLTFRVEGLWGTIGIMTLSSFPLAYLPVAATLKRLDRSLEEVSLSLAKSQTYTFWHAIFPQLKPAIGSSVLLIALHMLVEFGAVSILNYQTFTTAIFQEYEMAFNNNTAALLSGVLMVICILVVMGEIRFRGTQTLYQSGKGVIRPYPLKTLSVGKQILVVSFFTTIFVLSIGVPITMLIYWLKIGNSIESAVDFGEFFTAFTNSLTISTLGATLTVICALPLVWAAVRYRSKLTIWLDRIPYLLHAVPGLVIALSLVFFTINYAYSLYQTFAMVVVAYFMLYLPMAQTTLRGSLEQMSDNIEKVGQSLGRSNFYIFRTLVIPAMLPGIAAAFALVFLNLMKELTATLLLTPNDIKTLSTAVWEYTSDAQYAAATPYAIMLVLFSGIPVFLLKRYGFK, from the coding sequence GTGTCTAATCGCCCACCTCGCTGGCTTGTTGCCTTAATCGTGCTGATTAGTTTGCCATTATTACTCCCTTTTTTATATGTTATTGAGCGAGCTGCAGATGTCGGATTGGCTCGCAGCATTGAATTACTTTGGCGCCCAAGAATGTGGGAATTGCTCAGTAATACCCTACTTTTAATGGTATTTGTCACGCTTTTTGCCATTATTCTCGGCACACTATGTGCGTTTTTATTAGAACGTTTTCGCTTTTGGGGAAAAGGCTTTTTCCAAGTTGCCATGACGCTTCCGCTTTGTATTCCTGCCTTTGTCAGCTGTTTTACCTGGATCAGCCTCACCTTTAGAGTGGAAGGCTTATGGGGAACCATCGGCATTATGACGCTGAGTTCTTTCCCACTCGCTTATCTTCCTGTGGCAGCAACCTTAAAAAGACTCGACCGCTCTTTAGAAGAAGTGAGCCTTTCACTGGCGAAAAGCCAAACTTATACATTTTGGCATGCGATTTTCCCGCAACTCAAACCCGCTATCGGCAGTAGCGTATTATTAATTGCCCTTCATATGCTAGTGGAGTTCGGTGCGGTATCCATTTTAAATTACCAAACTTTCACCACCGCCATTTTCCAAGAATATGAAATGGCCTTTAATAACAACACCGCCGCTTTGCTTTCTGGTGTGTTAATGGTGATTTGTATCCTTGTAGTGATGGGTGAAATTCGTTTTAGAGGCACACAAACACTCTATCAAAGCGGCAAAGGCGTAATACGCCCCTATCCATTGAAAACGCTCTCTGTTGGAAAACAAATTTTAGTCGTGAGCTTCTTTACAACCATTTTTGTGCTCAGTATTGGGGTGCCGATTACCATGCTGATTTATTGGCTAAAAATAGGAAATTCCATTGAAAGTGCGGTCGATTTTGGGGAATTTTTTACCGCTTTCACAAACTCACTGACCATCTCTACGCTTGGGGCTACACTTACGGTTATTTGTGCCTTACCATTAGTATGGGCGGCAGTACGCTATCGAAGTAAATTGACAATTTGGCTTGATCGAATCCCTTATCTACTTCATGCAGTACCAGGGCTCGTGATCGCATTATCGTTGGTTTTCTTTACCATCAACTATGCGTATTCACTTTATCAAACCTTTGCGATGGTTGTGGTCGCCTACTTTATGCTTTATCTTCCAATGGCACAAACGACCTTACGAGGATCGCTTGAACAGATGTCTGATAACATCGAAAAGGTGGGGCAAAGCTTAGGCCGTAGCAACTTTTATATTTTCCGTACCTTAGTTATTCCAGCTATGTTACCTGGAATTGCTGCCGCATTTGCTTTAGTTTTTTTAAACTTAATGAAAGAGCTCACCGCAACCCTATTACTCACACCGAATGATATTAAAACGCTTTCAACCGCAGTGTGGGAATATACATCCGATGCACAATATGCGGCAGCCACGCCTTATGCCATTATGTTAGTGCTATTTTCCGGGATTCCTGTATTTTTACTGAAACGATACGGTTTTAAATAA